A region of Saccopteryx leptura isolate mSacLep1 chromosome X, mSacLep1_pri_phased_curated, whole genome shotgun sequence DNA encodes the following proteins:
- the RAB39B gene encoding ras-related protein Rab-39B, producing MEAIWLYQFRLIVIGDSTVGKSCLIRRFTEGRFAQVSDPTVGVDFFSRLVEIEPGKRIKLQIWDTAGQERFRSITRAYYRNSVGGLLLFDITNRRSFQNVHEWLEETKVHVQPYQIVFVLVGHKCDLDTQRQVTRHEAEKLAAAYGMKYIETSARDAINVEKAFTDLTKDIYELVKRGDITIQEGWEGVKSGFVPNVVHSSEEVVKSERRCLC from the exons ATGGAGGCCATCTGGCTGTACCAGTTCCGACTCATTGTCATCGGGGATTCCACAGTGGGCAAGTCTTGTCTCATTCGCCGCTTCACAGAAGGCCGCTTTGCCCAGGTTTCGGACCCCACCGTGGGGGTGGATTTTTTCTCGCGTCTGGTGGAAATCGAGCCAGGAAAACGCATCAAGCTCCAGATCTGGGATACCGCGGGTCAAGAGAGGTTCAG atCCATCACTCGAGCCTACTACAGGAACTCAGTAGGTGGTCTTCTCTTATTTGACATTACCAACCGCAGGTCCTTCCAGAATGTCCATGAGTGGTTAGAAGAGACCAAAGTACACGTTCAGCCCTACCAAATTGTGTTTGTTCTGGTGGGTCACAAGTGTGACCTGGATACACAGAGGCAAGTGACTCGCCATGAGGCAGAAAAACTGGCTGCTGCATACGGCATGAAGTACATTGAAACGTCAGCCCGAGATGCCATTAATGTGGAGAAAGCCTTCACAGACCTGACAAAAGACATATATGAGCTGGTTAAAAGGGGGGATATTACAATCCAGGAGGGCTGGGAAGGGGTGAAGAGTGGATTTGTACCAAATGTGGTTCACTCTTCAGAAGAGGTTGTCAAGTCGGAGAGAAGATGTTTATGCTAG